The genomic DNA GGCCCTCCTGCCGGGGGTGGGCCGCACCCAGCCGGTGTCCGGAGGCGGCGTGCACGGCGGCGCGCGAGGGCCTGGCAGGGGACTGGTCCGAACCGGCGAGCCCGTCCGGCCGGTCCGCTCCGGTCATGTGCCTGCTCATGGCCGCACGAGATCCCGCAGGTCGGCGAAGCGGCGCTCGCCGATGCCGTTGACCTCGCGCAGTTCGTCGACCGAGCGGAAACCGCCGTGCCGGGTGCGGTAGTCGATGATGTGCTGGGCGAGGACCGGGCCGACGCCCGGGAGGGTGTCGAGCTGGTCGGTGGTCGCCGTGTTGAGGGAGACCGGTGCCGCGGGGGCCGCCCCCGCGGGCCCGCCCGGGGCGGCCCCCGCTCCGGGCGGGGGTGCGGGCGCCCCGACGATCACCTGCTCGCCGTCCACCAGGAAGCGGGCGCGGTTCAGTCCGTCGGTCTTCGCGCCGGGCCGGACACCCCCGGCGGCCCGCAGGGCGTCCGCGACGCGTGAACCGGCCGGGAGGCTGTGGATTCCGGGTTTGCGGACCTTGCCGCCGACGTCCACCACGATCTCGGGCCCGGTCGTGGCCGCTGCCCCGGGCTCGGGCCCGCCGGTCGGGTCGCGGTCCTCGGTCGTCGGCGCCGGCTTCCCGGCTCCGTAGGCCGCCGCCTCCCGCACCACCTCGGGCGCCGCCACCGGCTGGGTGCGGCCGGTCCAGAAGTGCTGGACCGCGAAGACCGCCGCGACGACGAGCAGCACCGAGAGCGCGGCCACACTGCGCCGCTCCAGCCCGCACCGCGTCTGCAACCACAGAGGCATCCGCTCCCGCAGCACCGCCCCGGCCCGCTCTCGCCAGGTCGTCCCGGCGCCACCGGGGAAAGGGACGGCGGAGTCGGGGAGAGGGACGGCGGGGACGGAGGGGGGTACGGCGATGTCGGAGAGGGGTACGGCGGTGCCGGTGCCGGTGCCGGTGCCCGTAGGAGCGTCGGGACCGGGCAACGGCGGTCCCTTCCCCGTCCCGCCGTGCGCCCCCTCGCGTCCCGCATGGCCGAATCCCTCGGCACGCTCGGCGAACAGCGTCTCCGCCCTCCGCCGCAACTCCTCCGGGTCCGCGTGCCGGCGGCCGTGCCGGGCGTGGGAGCGGTGGCGGGCTCGGGAGCGGGAGCCGGGCGCGTGGTGGTGCGCGAGGCGGCCGTCGGAGGCCGGGGCGCGGCCCGGGCCGCTGGTCGCGGAAGCGGTGCGTGAGCGTGATCGAAGAGCCATGCGAGGAGCATCGGGCACCTCGGCACCACCGCGATGATCATGCTCAATTTCCGGGGACCACCCGCGGGTTGTGGAAAACTCGGGCCCCCTCACGGGTGACGCGGCAGCGCCCGCCGTACCCGCCCACCCCGCCCCAGCGCCGCCCGGCTCACGCTCACCGCGACGAGACCACGACCCCCAACAGCCCCGGCCCCGTGTGCGCGCCGATCACCGCACCGACCTCGCTCACGTGCAGCTCGGCCAGCCCGGGCACCCGCTCCCGCAGGCGGTCCGCCAGGGCCGACGCCCGGTCCGGGGCGGCGAGATGGTGGACGGCGATGTCGACGGGCGCGCCGCCCGCCCGGTCGGCGGCGATCTCCTCCAGCCGGGCGATGGCCTTGGACGCCGTCCGGACCTTCTCCAGGGGTTCGATGCGCCCGCCCTCCAGCCGCAGCAGGGGTTTCACGGCGAGGGCGGAGCCGAACAGCGCCTGGGCCGCCCCGATCCGGCCGCCGCGGCGCAGATAGTCGAGGGTGTCGACGTAGAAGTAGGCGGAGGTGCCCGCGGCGCGCTTCTCCGCGGCCGTGACGGCCTCGTCCACCGTGCCGCCCGCCTCGGCGGTCTCCGCGGCGGCGAGCGCGCAGAACCCGAGGGCCATCGCGATCATCCCGGTGTCCACGACGCGGACCGGGACGGTCGCCTCACGCGCCGCGACGACGGCCGCGTCGTGGGTGCCGGAGAGTTCGGCGGACAGGTGCAGGGAGACGATGCCGTCGGCGCCGGACTCGGCGATCCTGCGGTAGGTCTCGGCGAAGAGCTCGGGGCCGGGCCGGGAGGTGGTGACCGGCCGCCGTTTCTGAAGCGCCTGGGCCAGGGAGCGGGTCGAGATCTCGGTGCCCTCCTCCAGGGCCCGGTCGCCCAGGACGACGGTCAGGGGTACCGCGGTGATGCCGTGCCGCTCCATCGCCCGGGCCGGGAGGTAGGCCGTTGAATCCGTGACGATAGCGACATGGCGGGACATGAGCTGGAGGTTACCTGGCGTAGTGCCCGTGCGGCAGTCCGGCCCCGGCGACCGGTCGTTCACAGGGGCGCGACCGGCCGGCCGGGCCGGTCAGGTCGTGCTCTCCGGGCGGGCCTTCTTCTGCCAGGGGTACACGGGGCTCGCGGCGGGCGGGGTGATGGCGGGGCGGGCGGGGCTTCCCTCCGCGGGCTCCTGTGCCGGGGAGTCCGGCCAGGTCTGCCGGGCGGACGCGGCGTCGGCGGGCGGGGCCTCGGGCCAGGACGGTGGCGCGGCGGGCGCTCCCTCCCCCAGGCCGGTCCCGGCCGCCTCCGCCTGCGTCCTGGTCTCCGTCCAGTGCCGCAGGGCACCCGCCTCCACGTCGATCTGTGCGCTCAGCGAGTCCAGGTCGTCGTCCGAGAAGTGGCGGGCGCGGTCGCGGGCCGCCCAGCGCAGGGCGTCGGCCGACTGCGTGATGCGTTCGGTGCGCTCGCGCAGTCCGGGCAGGCGCGCGGCGAGGGTGGCGCGGTCCGGCTCGGACTCCAGGCGCCGCAGCTCGCCGTCCAGCTCGGAGCCGTGGGCGCTGAGCCGCTCGAAGAGGGCGAGGGACTCCTTGAGGGATTCGTCCTCGGCCACGCGTGCGTGCAGTGCGTCCTGCGTGGCCCGCATGGAGGTGCGCAGCGTCAGCCGCAGCTGTGCCAGCTCGGCCGCCGGGCCCACCTGGACCAGGGATTTGGCCCGCAGGGTGTGGTCCTCGACCGTGCGGCGTGCCTGGGAGATGCCGCGGTCCACGGTGCGCTTGGCGGCGCCGACGGCCTTCACCGTGGCGTAGACGCCCAGCACGACGGCGAGCAGGAAGAGCAGGGCGAAGACGGTGAGCGCTGCTTCCACTGGGCTCCTCCTCCGAGCGTCCGGCCCGCGGGCCGGCCGGCCACGGCGCGACACCCGTCGTGCCGCTCTTCCACGGTAAACGCAACGGGCAGGCCCAGGGTTCCGCAAGAACCCCGAACCTGCCCGTACCCGACCCGTAGGGGACGCCCGAGGCGCCCCGGTCACCGCCTACGCCGGGACGATGTTCACCAGCTTCGGTGCCCGCACGATCACCTTGCGGATCCCGGCCCCGCCCAGCGCGGCCACGACCTTCTCGTCGGCCAGCGCGGCCTTCTCCAGGTCGTCCTCGGAGATGGAGGGGGCGACCTCCAGCCGTGCCTTGACCTTGCCCTTGATCTGGACGACGCAGGTCACGGTCTCGTCGACGACGTAGGCCGGGTCGGCGACCGGGAAGTCCTCGTGGACGACGGAGGACTCGTGCCCCAGCTTGCGCCACAGCTCCTCGGCGACGTGCGGGGCCAGCGGCGCGACCAGCAGCACCAGTCGCTCGGCGACCGACCGCGGGACCGGGCCGCCCGCCCGTCGCCCGCCACCACCCTCGACCGAGGGGCCTGCGGCCCCGCCCCCGAACGCCTTGGTCAGGTGGTTGTTCAGCTCGGTGACCTTGGCGATGGCGGTGTTGAACCGCATGCCTTCCAGGTCCTGCCGTACGCCGTCGACGGCCTTGTGCAGGGCGCGCAGGGTGCCGGCGTCGATGTCGCTCTCCGCGACGTCCGCCACGGACAGCTCCCCGGTGTCCTCGTCGACCACGTTGCGCCACAGCCGCTGCAGCAGCCGGAACTGGCCGACCACCGCGCGGGTGTCCCACGGCCGGGACACGTCCAGCGGGCCCATCGCCATCTCGTACAGGCGCAGCGTGTCGGCGCCGTACTCGGCGCAGATCTCGTCGGGGGTGACCGCGTTCTTCAGGGACTTGCCCATCTTGCCCAGCAGCCGGGAGACCTTCTCGCCCTGGTAGTAGTAGGCGCCGTCGCGCTCCTCCACCTCGGCGGCCGGTACGGCGATGCCGCGGCTGTCCCGGTAGACGTAGGCCTGGATCATGCCCTGGTTGAACAGCTTGTGGAACGGCTCGGCCGAGGAGACGTACCCCAGGTCGAACAGCACCTTGGACCAGAAGCGCGCGTACAGCAGGTGCAGTACGGCGTGCTCGGCGCCGCCGACGTACAGGTCGACGCCGCCGTGCGGCAGGCCCTCGCGCGGGCCCATCCAGTACCGCTCGATCTCGGGGTCGACCAGCTGCTCGCTGTTGTGCGGGTCCAGGTAGCGCAGCTCGTACCAGCAGGAGCCGGCCCAGTTGGGCATCGTGTTGGTCTCGCGGCGGTACTTCTTCGGCCCGTCGCCCAGGTCCAGGGTGACGTTGACCCAGTCCTCGTTGCGCGACAGCGGGGTCTCGGGCTTGGTGTCGGCGTCGTCCGGGTCGAAGGTGCGCGGGGAGTAGTCCTCGACCTCGGGCAGCTCCAGCGGCAGCATCGAGGCGGGCAGGGGGTGGGCGATGCCGTCCTCGTCGTAGACGATCGGGAAGGGCTCGCCCCAGTAGCGCTGGCGGCTGAACAGCCAGTCGCGCAGGCGGAAGTTGACGGTGCCCGCACCGGCGCCGGTGCGCTCCAGCCACTCGGTGATGCGCTCCTTGGCCTCGACGACGGGCAGGCCGTCCAGGGTGACGCCGTCGCCGGAGGAGCCGGTGCCGGACGCGTCGGTGCTGGACGAGTTCATGATCTTCGCGTCGTAGGAGGAGAAGGCGTCCTCCCACGTCGAGGTGTCCGTGCCGCGGTCGTCGGTCGGCTCCACGATGCAGCGGATCGGCAGCTCGAAGGCGCGGGCGAACTCGAAGTCGCGCTGGTCGCCCGCCGGGACGGCCATGATCGCGCCGGTGCCGTAGCCCATCAGCACGTAGTCGGCGATGAAGACCGGGACCTGCTCGCCGTTGACGGGGTTGGTGGCGTACGCGCCGATGAAGACGCCGGTCTTGTCCTTGGCCTCGGCCTGCCGCTCGACGTCGGACTTCGAGGCGGCCTGCGCGCGGTAGGCGGCGACGGCCTCGGTCGGGGTGGCGTGGCCGCCGGTCCACGCGTCGCGGGTGCCCTCGGGCCAGGCGGCCGGGGTGAACTTCTCGACCAGCGGGTGCTCGGGCGCCAGCACCATGTAGGTCGCGCCGAACAGGGTGTCGGGGCGGGTGGTGAAGACGGTGATGCGCTCGCCGTCCACGGGGAAGTCGACGCGGGCGCCCTCGGAGCGGCCGATCCAGTTGCGCTGCTGCAGCTTGATGGCCTCGGGCCAGTCCAGCTGGTCCAGGTCGTCCAGCAGCCGGTCGGCGTAGGCGGTGATGCGCATGTTCCACTGGCGCAGCTTGGACTTGAAGACGGGGAAGTTGCCGCGCTCGGAGCGGCCGTCGGCGGTGACCTCCTCGTTGGCCAGCACGGTGCCCAGCCCGGGGCACCAGTTGACCGGCGCGTCGGAGGCGTAGGCCAGGCGGAAGCCGCCCAGGACGTCGGCGCGCTCGGCCTCGTCCAGGCTGCTCCACGCGCGCCCGGGGTGCCCCGGGACGGCCCGTTCACCGGAGGCGAACTGCGCGACCAGCTCGGCGATGGGGCGGGCCTTCTTCGCCTCGTCGTCGTACCAGGAATTGAAGATCTGCAGGAAGATCCACTGGGTCCACTTGTAGTACTCGGGGTCGATCGTGGCGAACGACCGGCGCCTGTCGTGGCCCAGGCCCAGCCGGCGCAGCTGGGACTTCATGTTCTCCATGTTGGCTTCGGTGGACACGCGCGGGTGCGTGCCGGTCTGCACGGCGTACTGCTCGGCGGGCAGGCCGAAGGCGTCGAAGCCCAGGGTGTGCAGGACGTTGTGACCGGTCATCCGCTGGAAGCGGGCGAAGACGTCGGTCGCGATGTACCCCAGGGGGTGGCCGACGTGCAGGCCCGCACCGGACGGGTACGGGAACATGTCCATGATGAACTTCTTGGGCTTGGCGACCAGCTCCGGGTCGCCCGCCAGGTCACCCTTGGGGTTCGGCGCGGCGTACGTCCCCTCGGCGTCCCAGAAGTCCTGCCAGCGTGCCTCGATCTCGGCGGCCATCGCAGCCGTGTAGCGGTGCGGCGCGGCGTCCGCCGACACAGGGGCACTCGCCGCGGGGTTCGTCTCGCTCATGATCCTCAAAGCTCCATCGATCGTCTCTGCCAGCGGCTGCGACCTTCAAGACCAGCGGCTGCGATTGCCGGGAAATGAAAAATCCCCTCGCACAGGAGGGGACGCCGCGCCGATTCCGGCCACCGGACTACGACCGGGGTCGGGACTGATCAGCGCGGCTCGCTAAGCAGAAGGCGTACGGCACGCATGGCGTCAGGGTACCGCAGTCACCGATCGGGCCGCGACGGGCTTCCGTGCCACGTGCCACCGACCGGAATCCGGGGCCCGGCATCCGGAAACCGGTGGCGAATCTGAACCATGGTCAAAGGTTACTTCGCGTAACGACTGCTAAGGGACACCAGCACGAGCGCGCTGTCATTTGATAACAACGCAATAACTCAAACCTCCTACCCACGGGTATGGCGCCACTTAGAGTGCGGCAGCGGGACCGCTTTCCCGAACCGCTCCGGAGTTGCCCCCATGAACCCTCCCCCGATCCACCCTCGCGACACCAGCTCGCCGCCCTCCCTCACGTCCCTGACGTGGGGAGGTCCGTCGTCATGACGAACGACAGCACGGTGGACGACACCTTCGCCCAGTTCCTGGACTTCGGCGCCGGCGTCCTCTCCCTCGTCTTCCTCAGCTGCTCGGTGATCTGGGGCCTGCTCGCCCAGGACCGGATCGTCCTCGACACCCGGCAGCGGATCCTGGCCCAGGCGGTGCACCGGACCACCGCGGTCGCCTCGGTCGTCTTCCTGCTGGTGCACATCGTGGTCAAGCTGGTCCTGGATCACACCACCTGGGTCGCCGCGGTCCTCCCGTTCGGGCTCCTGGCCACCGAGGACGAGGCGTTCGGCGGCCGGGCCGTCCTCATCGGCTTCGGCACCCTGGCCAGCATGCTCATGATCTTCGTGGGCGTCACCGGAGCCCTGCGCAACCGCTTCGCCTCCCCGGCCCCCGTGGCGGCCCGCTGGCGGGCCATGCACATGCTGGCCTACCCGGCGTGGTGCCTGGCCCTGCTGCACGGGCTCTACGCGGGTCGCTCGGCGAAGCCGGTCTTCGTGGTCCTGTACGCCCTGTCCGTGGTCGGCGTCATGGCGGCCCTGGCGCTGCGCGCGGCGCCCCGCCCGGTCAAGCGCGAGGTCGCCGACCGGATCGCCGGCCTCCTCGGGACCGGGGAGCGGCCCGACCGCGAGGAACGCGGGGAGGAGGCGGAGAGCCGGCCGAGGGACGCCGCCGCGCTGCCGGGCTACGAGCACGCCGGGGCGTCGCCCTCGCGCGGCACGTCCCCGTCCGCCCCGCTGTACGAACCCGCGGAGCGCCTCGCCGCGCCGGAGCCCGCGAGCGGCTTCGCGGCGGCCTACCGTGCCGTGTCCTACCCCTCGGGCGCCGGCCGGCCACCGCTGACGGCCGACCCGGCCGCGTCCGCCCGGCCGCCGGCCGACCCGTGGCCCACCGGGGCGATGCCGGTCGTGGACGGCGGCGGCAGCACCTCGGGCAGCTGGCCCATACCGTCGCCGCCCCCGGTCGGCGAGGCACCCCCGTCGGCCTACGACCCGCTCAACGACACCGGACACACCATCCCCGTCTACGGCGCCACGGACGCGGTGGACCACTCCGCGGCCTACTCCGCGCGGTACTCCGCGCCCCCCGCCTCGGGCTACGGCTCGAGTGACGTGTACGACACCCGTGAGACGAACGCGGTCTACGACACGTACTACCCCAGCGACACGTACAACAGCGGTCCCGCCCCTGAACCAACCCCCGGTGCGCCGTCGCCGTCCCACGACTTCGACGCACCGGGTTCCGGTGAACCTTGGAACACGCCTTCCGGAGGCTTGAATTGAACGAGGCCCTGCCCGACGTCCCGGAGGTCCGCGTCGTCGGGCTTCCCCAGCTCACGTCGGGCTTCGACCTTGTCGAGCGGCTTGATCTGCCGATGCACCTCAAGGTGCACGGCCCGCTCGAACCGATGGGCGGGGAGCAGCTCGCGCAGCTCTCCGAACGCATCGGCCTGAAGGGCCGCGGCGGCGCGGGCTTCCCCTTCCACAAGAAGCTGCGCTCGGTCGCCGAGGCGGCGATCAAGCGCGGCGTGCGGCCGGTCGTGGTCGTCAACGGCAGCGAGGACGAACCGGCCTGCCGCAAGGACACGGTCCTGATCAACCGTGCCCCGCACCTGATCCTGGACGGCGCGCTGCTGTGCGCCGAGGCGATGGGCGCCCGCACGCTCGTCATCGGGGTCACCCGCGAGTCCACGCAGCGCTCCATGGAGGCCGCCCTCGCCGAGCGGGGGCTGAGCAACGGCCGCCGGTCCGCCCTCCGCGCGCGCGTGCAGCGCAATCCGGTGCGCATGGTCACCGGTGCGGCGGCCTCGCTGATCCGCTCCATCGACGGCGGCCCGGCGATCCCGCCCGGCCGCAAGGTGAGCGCGTCCAGGAGCGGCGTGGGCGGCGCGCCGACCCTGCTGTCCAACGCCGAGACCTTCGCCCAGCTGGCGATCGCCGCCCGCATCGGCCCGGAGCGCTACGGCAACACCGGCCTGTACGACGAGCCGGGCACCGTGATGCTCACGGTCTCCGGCGCGGTGGCCCGCCCGATGGTGATCGAGGTGCCGACGGGCGTGCCGCTGCGCTACGTCCTCCAGCTGGCCGGCGCTCCGCCGGTGCCGCAGGGCGTGCTGACCGGCGGCTACCACGGCAAGTGGATCGACGCGGCGACCGTGGACGAGGCGATCGTCTCCCGCAACTCCCTGCAGCAGGTGGGCGGCTCGCTCGGCGCGGGCGCGATCCTGCCGATCGGTCAGGACACCTGCCCGCTCGGCGAGTCGCTGCGGGTGGCGCAGTGGCTGGCCGAGGAGAGCGCCGGCCAGTGCGGCCCCTGCTACCTGGGCCTGCCGGCCGCCGCGCGGGGACTGGAGGACATCCTGAACGGCGGCGGTCCGGCCGCCCTGGAGGCGGTCAAGCAGGTCGCGAGGAACGTGAAGCGGCGCGGTGCCTGCTCGCACCCGGACGGCTCGGCGATGTTCCTGGAGTCGACCGTCAAGGCGTTCACGGACGACCTGGCCGCCCATGTCCTCGGCAACGGCTGCGGTCGGCCCGTGGAGGGTGTCCTGCCGCTCTTCGAGGGGGGCAGGGCCCCGACGGGCGTCCCCGGCGGCGGGGAGGAGAACGGCCCGAGCCGCCAGAAGATCTTCGTGGACTGGACGCTGTGCCGCGGGCACGGGCTGTGCGCGGACATCCTCCCGGAGGTCTTCCAGCTCGGCGCCGACGGCTTCCCTACCGTCGCGCAGGCCGAGGTGCCGCGTTTCGCGGAGGCCAAGGCGGTGCGTGCGGTGCGTCGCTGCCCGGCGCTGGCGCTGCGGATCGAGGAGGACACCCGCGGGCAGGCGCCGTCCTCGCGCACCAACCTGCCGGTACTGTCCCAGGGCCGGGGCCGCCGGGCGCTCGGCCGCTGACACACGATGAAACCCCCCGGATCAGTGATCCGGGGGGTTTCATCGAACTGTGGAGCTAAGGAGAATTGAACTCCTGACCTCCTGCATGCCATGCAGGCGCTCTACCAACTGAGCTATAGCCCCTTGCCTTTCGTCCGCCCGGTCTCCCCGGCGGCGACGCCAACATTACACGGTCCACCGGGGCGAACACCAAATCGTTTCCGTTCCGTCCGGTTCGCCCTATGCCGTCACGAACGAGTAGAACCGCTTGAGGGTGCAGTGCTCCTCCAGCAGCCGGCCGTAGATCGGCTCGCCCTCGAGTTCGCGGTACGTCTCGATGGGGTCGCCTTTTATGATCAGTGCCCGCGCGCATTCCTCGCACCAGTACTGGTAGTCGGGGTTGACCGGCTCCATGTCGCGCACGATGGGCGTGCCGCTGCCACACCAGTCGCACTTCCGCCTGTGTGCACCCATCGATCAGCTCCAGCTGTGGCCGCAGGCCGTGCACACGTAAGAGATTCCGCCGTTGTCGCCGAGGACCTGGGCCACGTGCCCGGAACCGCAGGAGGGGCAGCTGAGGCGGGTGACCGTGTTCCTTGCCATCGCTCCGCCGAGGAGGTGACCGACCTCCTCGAGGATGCTCCCAGGCATCGCCACTCCCTCCCGTCGGGCTGCGGTCCCCTTCCGGCCGTTTGATTCTGCCACGGCCGGGCCGACCCGGTCAGCGACGCCTCAGTACCGGTCCGGACACGGAGTCCCACCGACGTATACGCCTGTGGGACGCGTGTTGCTCAAGCGGGCGGAGACGAAAAAACCCGCCCCCCGAAGGGGACGGGATTCGTCCGTGGGTTGTGGAGCTAAGGAGAATTGAACTCCTGACCTCCTGCATGCCATGCAGGCGCTCTACCAACTGAGCTATAGCCCCTGGTGCCACGCGACCCGAGTCGCATGGTCCTGCTCTTCGTCCGCTCCGCCCGGCGGGGCGAACAAGAAGAACTTTAGCCTGCGACCTGCCGGAAAGTGAAATCGCCGTTCAGACGTCGTCGCCGATCACCGGTTCCGGCAGCGTGCCGGCGTTGTGCTCCAGCAGGCGCCAGCCGCGGGCGCCCTCGCCCAGCACGGACCAGCAGCAGTTGGTCAGGCCGCCGAGGCTCTCCCAGCTGTGCGGTTCCAGGCCGAGCAGGCGCCCGATGGTGGTGCGGATCGTGCCGCCGTGGCTGACCACGACGAGGGTGCCGTCCTCGGGGAGCTTCTCGGCGTGCCGGAGCACCACGGGGGCGGCGCGGTCGGCGACCTCGGTCTCCAGCTCGCCGCCGCCGCGGCGCACGGGCTCGCCGCGCTTCCAGGCCGTGTACTCGTCGCCGTACCTGGCGATGATCTCCTCGTGGGTCAGCCCCTGCCAGACGCCCGCGTAGGTCTCCCGCAGGCCCTCCTCCAGGGTCACCTCCAGGCCGGTGACCACGGACAGCTCGGCGGCCGTGTCCGCGGCGCGCGCGAGGTCGGAGGCGACGATCGCGTCGGGCCTCAGGTGCAGGAGCAGCCCGGCCGCACGGCGGGCCTGGTGCACGCCGGTCTCGGTCAGCTCGACGTCCGTGCTGCCCTGGAAGCGGCGCTCCACGTTCCACGCGGTCTGGCCGTGCCGCCACAGGATCACCCGGCGGCCGCGGCCCGGCCTGCCCGCCGTCACCTCGCCGGTGGCGCTCATCGCCAGTCCTCGTCGGTGCGCGTCGCCTCCTCGGCGGCCTGGAGCTTCGCGTGCTCCTCCGCCTTGCCGCGGGTCTCCTTCGCGTCGGCGGGAAGCTCCAGCTCGGGGCAGTCCTTCCACAGCCGCTCCAGGGCGTAGAAGACGCGCTCCTCGCTGTGCTGGACGTGGACGACGATGTCGACGTAGTCGAGCAGGACCCAGCGGGCCTCGCGGTCGCCCTCGCGGCGCACCGGCTTGGCGCCGAGCTCCTTGCTCAGCCGCTCCTCGATCTCGTCGACGATCGACTTGACCTGGCGGTCGTTGGGCGCGGAGGCCAGCAGGAAGGCGTCCGTGATCGACAGCACGTCGCTGACGTCGTAGGCGATGATGTCGTGCGCGAGCTTGTCGGCCGCCGCCTGGGCGGCGGCGTTGATGAGTTCGATGGAGCGGTCGGTCGCGGTCACTGCCTGGCTTTCGGGTCGGCGGTCGGTTGACCTCAAGGGTCTCACGACCGCCGACACGGGCCCACGTGGAATTCCTCCACCCCTACGACGCCGGTTTGTAGTCCTGGCCGAGCACCACCGATACCCGTGCGTTCGCTGAGACCTGCCCCTGGGAGACGGAGTCGGTGG from Streptomyces sp. CB09001 includes the following:
- a CDS encoding NADH-quinone oxidoreductase subunit NuoF family protein, with the translated sequence MNEALPDVPEVRVVGLPQLTSGFDLVERLDLPMHLKVHGPLEPMGGEQLAQLSERIGLKGRGGAGFPFHKKLRSVAEAAIKRGVRPVVVVNGSEDEPACRKDTVLINRAPHLILDGALLCAEAMGARTLVIGVTRESTQRSMEAALAERGLSNGRRSALRARVQRNPVRMVTGAAASLIRSIDGGPAIPPGRKVSASRSGVGGAPTLLSNAETFAQLAIAARIGPERYGNTGLYDEPGTVMLTVSGAVARPMVIEVPTGVPLRYVLQLAGAPPVPQGVLTGGYHGKWIDAATVDEAIVSRNSLQQVGGSLGAGAILPIGQDTCPLGESLRVAQWLAEESAGQCGPCYLGLPAAARGLEDILNGGGPAALEAVKQVARNVKRRGACSHPDGSAMFLESTVKAFTDDLAAHVLGNGCGRPVEGVLPLFEGGRAPTGVPGGGEENGPSRQKIFVDWTLCRGHGLCADILPEVFQLGADGFPTVAQAEVPRFAEAKAVRAVRRCPALALRIEEDTRGQAPSSRTNLPVLSQGRGRRALGR
- a CDS encoding histidine phosphatase family protein, whose product is MSATGEVTAGRPGRGRRVILWRHGQTAWNVERRFQGSTDVELTETGVHQARRAAGLLLHLRPDAIVASDLARAADTAAELSVVTGLEVTLEEGLRETYAGVWQGLTHEEIIARYGDEYTAWKRGEPVRRGGGELETEVADRAAPVVLRHAEKLPEDGTLVVVSHGGTIRTTIGRLLGLEPHSWESLGGLTNCCWSVLGEGARGWRLLEHNAGTLPEPVIGDDV
- the leuS gene encoding leucine--tRNA ligase; this translates as MSETNPAASAPVSADAAPHRYTAAMAAEIEARWQDFWDAEGTYAAPNPKGDLAGDPELVAKPKKFIMDMFPYPSGAGLHVGHPLGYIATDVFARFQRMTGHNVLHTLGFDAFGLPAEQYAVQTGTHPRVSTEANMENMKSQLRRLGLGHDRRRSFATIDPEYYKWTQWIFLQIFNSWYDDEAKKARPIAELVAQFASGERAVPGHPGRAWSSLDEAERADVLGGFRLAYASDAPVNWCPGLGTVLANEEVTADGRSERGNFPVFKSKLRQWNMRITAYADRLLDDLDQLDWPEAIKLQQRNWIGRSEGARVDFPVDGERITVFTTRPDTLFGATYMVLAPEHPLVEKFTPAAWPEGTRDAWTGGHATPTEAVAAYRAQAASKSDVERQAEAKDKTGVFIGAYATNPVNGEQVPVFIADYVLMGYGTGAIMAVPAGDQRDFEFARAFELPIRCIVEPTDDRGTDTSTWEDAFSSYDAKIMNSSSTDASGTGSSGDGVTLDGLPVVEAKERITEWLERTGAGAGTVNFRLRDWLFSRQRYWGEPFPIVYDEDGIAHPLPASMLPLELPEVEDYSPRTFDPDDADTKPETPLSRNEDWVNVTLDLGDGPKKYRRETNTMPNWAGSCWYELRYLDPHNSEQLVDPEIERYWMGPREGLPHGGVDLYVGGAEHAVLHLLYARFWSKVLFDLGYVSSAEPFHKLFNQGMIQAYVYRDSRGIAVPAAEVEERDGAYYYQGEKVSRLLGKMGKSLKNAVTPDEICAEYGADTLRLYEMAMGPLDVSRPWDTRAVVGQFRLLQRLWRNVVDEDTGELSVADVAESDIDAGTLRALHKAVDGVRQDLEGMRFNTAIAKVTELNNHLTKAFGGGAAGPSVEGGGGRRAGGPVPRSVAERLVLLVAPLAPHVAEELWRKLGHESSVVHEDFPVADPAYVVDETVTCVVQIKGKVKARLEVAPSISEDDLEKAALADEKVVAALGGAGIRKVIVRAPKLVNIVPA
- the rsfS gene encoding ribosome silencing factor; this encodes MTATDRSIELINAAAQAAADKLAHDIIAYDVSDVLSITDAFLLASAPNDRQVKSIVDEIEERLSKELGAKPVRREGDREARWVLLDYVDIVVHVQHSEERVFYALERLWKDCPELELPADAKETRGKAEEHAKLQAAEEATRTDEDWR
- a CDS encoding DegV family protein; its protein translation is MSRHVAIVTDSTAYLPARAMERHGITAVPLTVVLGDRALEEGTEISTRSLAQALQKRRPVTTSRPGPELFAETYRRIAESGADGIVSLHLSAELSGTHDAAVVAAREATVPVRVVDTGMIAMALGFCALAAAETAEAGGTVDEAVTAAEKRAAGTSAYFYVDTLDYLRRGGRIGAAQALFGSALAVKPLLRLEGGRIEPLEKVRTASKAIARLEEIAADRAGGAPVDIAVHHLAAPDRASALADRLRERVPGLAELHVSEVGAVIGAHTGPGLLGVVVSSR
- a CDS encoding ComEA family DNA-binding protein; translation: MALRSRSRTASATSGPGRAPASDGRLAHHHAPGSRSRARHRSHARHGRRHADPEELRRRAETLFAERAEGFGHAGREGAHGGTGKGPPLPGPDAPTGTGTGTGTAVPLSDIAVPPSVPAVPLPDSAVPFPGGAGTTWRERAGAVLRERMPLWLQTRCGLERRSVAALSVLLVVAAVFAVQHFWTGRTQPVAAPEVVREAAAYGAGKPAPTTEDRDPTGGPEPGAAATTGPEIVVDVGGKVRKPGIHSLPAGSRVADALRAAGGVRPGAKTDGLNRARFLVDGEQVIVGAPAPPPGAGAAPGGPAGAAPAAPVSLNTATTDQLDTLPGVGPVLAQHIIDYRTRHGGFRSVDELREVNGIGERRFADLRDLVRP
- a CDS encoding ferric reductase-like transmembrane domain-containing protein, which codes for MTNDSTVDDTFAQFLDFGAGVLSLVFLSCSVIWGLLAQDRIVLDTRQRILAQAVHRTTAVASVVFLLVHIVVKLVLDHTTWVAAVLPFGLLATEDEAFGGRAVLIGFGTLASMLMIFVGVTGALRNRFASPAPVAARWRAMHMLAYPAWCLALLHGLYAGRSAKPVFVVLYALSVVGVMAALALRAAPRPVKREVADRIAGLLGTGERPDREERGEEAESRPRDAAALPGYEHAGASPSRGTSPSAPLYEPAERLAAPEPASGFAAAYRAVSYPSGAGRPPLTADPAASARPPADPWPTGAMPVVDGGGSTSGSWPIPSPPPVGEAPPSAYDPLNDTGHTIPVYGATDAVDHSAAYSARYSAPPASGYGSSDVYDTRETNAVYDTYYPSDTYNSGPAPEPTPGAPSPSHDFDAPGSGEPWNTPSGGLN